One part of the Cherax quadricarinatus isolate ZL_2023a chromosome 13, ASM3850222v1, whole genome shotgun sequence genome encodes these proteins:
- the LOC128688614 gene encoding uncharacterized protein — translation MILSKDLQEILEGVHYFLSEALPGEPLSGKLECLRRGLVLQLEALALSYPTLRIRTRSSASLPYLAMDQANLHIVQHRSESMSSGSSGSNSYSNSSSGDGLVMGQGRGGYDTLNRQHIFQDEDYEDFQDNKCMVSQRDSAVIEETLERSREDEEEKDDAEDVYMETVEAVAFSSIIATCDRHGILMKKTKGLLRNVKNYHCVAASGMLYLYNKETDERQRKTIDLTGYSARAATGEDIRDQRKKDAAFEIVGPGKKTHTFIARTARDKMDWLAAIDRSIKYGRIRSQTSSNSLAEGVGNNNNNRGDTDKQNNEIILPPKAPPPQQSVHRTDTKPIDEYYYYHDVVSDATDEVYEEVDPESLVVGSSETLPPPPPQLLLNPQSSQLPDYDPVYPDDFPHPPSLATLPSTPSLGRRPPGRPPLPNFLQDHLNKQVVRPLPDAPSESSEGADDPIGIYCEIEEDVLEAGRENFLKALDSERENNKMEAINFGNSDKESVFSDDIPHQKTSEMPSLPARSSSNSLVGFLSDEIFMNISEFSPSHNLNKYPQRSSNPVMPPKLPPKGIPLPSVADDDSEYKVPIVSNIDAEYQIPPPNPVPTDAEETAKVETVHEISGPIPTSSQMYQVPPSQTIVSIKPNKNERKNSIIEEHSKPLSSFLSGQEDPYPRNTLKVLTNRFEKIDNIQESDGAKNVQQLGQGTSVKDMIARINKNKSLSEKADQSKSREELVVPDVTVDEKVDGATLKFEPSPENTSSMRVSEQKLIKPVLPPRPHNLLNGATITQKNMPPIEEIQNTDSKIENDDAFDDDHYETPDDNSFDSSSQQDSEDTDQGKDTVAPWRLKPEKIGDWYVAKFAFIATIDQALSFNRGDVMQIHDTTGSSGWWKATLKGRSGLVPREYLKKKD, via the exons GAGTGCACTACTTCCTGAGTGAAGCGCTGCCGGGAGAGCCCTTGAGTGGGAAGCTGGAATGTCTTCGTCGTGGGCTGGTACTACAGCTGGAGGCACTGGCACTCTCCTACCCCACCCTCAGGATCAGGACTCGCTCCTCTGCCTCTCTTCCCTACCTTGCTATGGATCAAGCCAATCTGCACA TTGTCCAACATCGGAGTGAGAGcatgagcagtggcagcagtggctcCAACAGCTACAGTAATAGTTCAAGTGGAGATGGTCTTGTGATGGGGCAAGGTAGGGGAGGCTACGACACCCTCAACCGACAGCACATCTTCCAGGATGAAGACTATGAAGACTTCCAAGACAATAAA tgtatggtgtcacagagAGATAGTGCAGTTATTGAGGAGACATTAGAGAGGAGTCgagaggatgaagaggagaaaGATGATGCTGAAGACGTTTATATGGAAACTGTTGAAGCTGTGGCCTTTAGTAGCATTATTG CTACATGTGATAGACATGGAATACTTATGAAGAAAACTAAAGGTCTCTTACGGAATGTGAAGAACTATCACTGTGTGGCAGCCAGTGGGATGCTTTATCTGTACAACAAGGAGACTGATGAAAGACAGCGCAAG ACAATTGATTTAACTGGATATTCAGCACGAGCAGCAACAGGTGAAGATATTCGAGACCAGCGTAAAAAAGATGCTGCATTTGAAATTGTCGGTCCAGGGAAAAAAACACACACA tTCATTGCACGAACAGCTCGTGATAAAATGGATTGGCTAGCAGCCATAGATCGAAGTATTAAGTATGGCAGAATCCGTTCACAGACTTCAAGTAATTCCTTAGCAGAAGGAgttggaaataataataataacaggggAGATACggataaacaaaataatgaaataatCCTACCACCCAAAGCTCCTCCACCTCAACAGTCAGTACATAGAACAGACACCAAACCTATtgatgaatattattattatcacgatGTTGTTAGCGATGCCACAGATGAA GTGTATGAGGAAGTAGATCCTGAGAGCTTGGTGGTGGGGAGCTCtgagacactaccaccaccaccaccacagttattgCTGAATCCACAATCATCACAACTCCCGGATTATGACCCG GTATATCCTGATGATTttcctcatcctccctccctgGCCACTTTGCCATCAACTCCGAGTTTAGGAAGACGACCTCCAGGGCGGCCACCACTTCCAAACTTTCTGCAAGATCATTTAAACAAACAGGTAGTAAGACCTCTTCCTGATGCTCCATCAGAATCCAGTGAGGGCGCTGATGATCCTATCGGTATTTATTGTGAAATTGAAGAAGATGTACTTGAAGCTGGGCGTGAAAATTTTTTGAAGGCTCTTGATTCAGAGAGGGAAAATAACAAAATGGAAGCCATAAACTTTGGAAATTCAGATAAAGAGTCAGTGTTCTCTGATGACATACCTCACCAGAAGACTAGTGAAATGCCATCTCTTCCCGCAAGATCCTCATCTAATTCTTTAGTTGGATTTCTCAGTGATGAAATATTTATGAATATATCAGAGTTTAGCCCTTCACATAACTTAAATAAATATCCTCAAAGATCATCCAACCCAGTAATGCCACCCAAATTACCTCCTAAAGGAATTCCACTTCCTTCAGTAGCAGATGATGACTCTGAATACAAAGTGCCCATAGTGTCAAACATAGATGCTGAATATCAAATTCCACCTCCCAATCCTGTTCCTACTGATGCTGAAGAAACAGCCAAGGTTGAAACTGTGCATGAAATATCAGGTCCTATACCTACTTCTTCTCAAATGTATCAGGTTCCTCCTTCTCAGACCATTGTTTCCATCAAGCCaaataaaaatgaaagaaaaaactcAATTATTGAAGAACACTCTAAACCACTGAGTTCATTTTTAAGTGGACAAGAAGATCCATATCCAAGGAACACCCTGAAGGTCTTAACAAACCGATTTGAAAAGATTGATAACATTCAGGAAAGTGATGGTGCAAAAAATGTACAGCAGTTAGGTCAAGGGACATCAGTTAAAGACATGATTGCACGAATAAATAAAAACAAATCTTTAAGTGAAAAAGCTGATCAATCCAAAAGTAGAGAGGAATTAGTTGTCCCAGATGTCACTGTAGATGAGAAAGTGGATGGGGCAACTCTTAAATTTGAGCCCTCTCCAGAAAATACATCATCCATGAGAGTTTCTGAGCAAAAATTAATTAAGCCCGTGCTGCCACCCAGGCCACACAACCTTTTAAATGGagctacaataacacagaagaatatGCCACCAATTGAGGAAATCCAGAACACTGATTCTAAAATAGAAAATGATGATGCATTTGATGATGACCATTATGAAACTCCAGATGATAACAGTTTTGATAGCAGCTCTCAACAGGATTCTGAAGATACAGACCAGGGTAAAGACACAGTTGCCCCATGGAGACTCAAGCCAGAGAAAATAGGAG